In one Cotesia glomerata isolate CgM1 unplaced genomic scaffold, MPM_Cglom_v2.3 scaffold_108, whole genome shotgun sequence genomic region, the following are encoded:
- the LOC123273556 gene encoding transcriptional repressor p66-beta isoform X5, with product MEAMDLDGDSVVDLSVSSVRRESSASSNLSTEPVPLNLGINFSGNNAEILEPRNIQNSSRGILAPKTGEDRRPRRILRPRTEKSYAESPDEPRINGYVNGNNSDSEEGEMPPLLPIKELTSDELAEREKNLRKLKEDLRSEEMKLVLLKKIKQSQQLKENIAAIPPKVVNKVPPPVTVQPVAHSHRVTKAPPPLLRGQPAPSRSSSLHAPPPGMLLPPNAGRNPTSSTGMPPNMVIPQPPHPRTRPPSVTGNVPSYHAPPDRTERSTKDPTPVPAHQERPREDSQRPAQRQAAAKLALRNQLEKTLLQIPPPKPPPPEMHFVPNPSNTEFIYLVGLEHVVDFITKEPAIPPPPEPFECTQCKTDFTPVWKWEKPATNGKKEGPRGQHATFLRPPAGRDPRVICEHCVTTNVKKALKAEHTNRLKTAFVKALQQEHEMEQKLAQAASPSPDPPAPKPVPKAVTPTRRVATPPAPQPSVQVPPPAPTPPTPKLQDHPLVKLAESGKFSPHHAAAAAALQQQLIRVLNYSAELTKSQVPGLPPHQPLPAHMMPQFNPLLYPYQLAMAQAAGSKGMVELQRQAADLQRQYLLDMIPSQASQGQGNQAPSRAHPHNWKT from the exons ATGGAAGCAATGGATTTAGATGGAGATTCTGTTGTTGACTTGAGTGTCAG tAGCGTGAGACGGGAGTCCTCAGCATCGAGCAACCTGAGCACTGAACCAGTACCGCTTAATTTAGGAATAAATTTCTCGGGTAATAATGCAGAAATTTTGGAGCCAAGGAATATCCAAAACTCCTCTCGGGGAATTCTTGCCCCTAAAACGGGAGAAGACAGAAGGCCAAGAAGAATCCTGAGACCCAGGACGGAGAAAAGTTACGCTGAGAGCCCGGATGAGCCCCGAATTAATGGTTACGTTAATGGTAATAATTCGGACAGTGAAGAAGGTGAAATGCCGCCACTTTTGCCAATAAAAGAATTGACGTCAGACGAGCTGGCTGAAAGGGAGAAAAACTTGAGGAAACTCAAGGAAGACTTGAGGTCTGAGGAAATGAAGCTTGTTTtgttgaagaaaattaaacaGTCGCAACAGCTCAAAGAAAATATTGCGGCGATACCGCCTAAAGTTGTTAATAAAGTACCTCCACCTGTAACAGTTCAGCCAGTAGCACacag tcaCAGAGTAACAAAAGCACCACCACCTTTATTGAGAGGCCAGCCTGCGCCGAGTCGTAGTAGCAGTTTACATGCTCCACCTCCGGGGATGCTTTTACCGCCGAACGCAGGAAGAAATCCAACATCAAGTACGGGAATGCCACCAAATATGGTTATACCACAACCACCTCATCCGCGAACTCGACCTCCTAGTGTCACTGGAAACGTTCCTTCTTACCACGCTCCACCCGACAGGACTGAGCGATCTACCAAGGATCCTACGCCCGTTCCCGCGCATCAa gaACGACCGAGGGAGGATAGTCAGAGGCCAGCTCAAAGGCAAGCGGCAGCCAAACTCGCTTTGAGAAATCAGCTGGAGAAAACACTCCTCCAAATACCACCACCAAAGCCTCCACCTCCAGAGATGCACTTCGTACCCAATCCGTCAAATAccgaatttatttatctagtGGGGTTGGAACACGTCGTCGATTTTATAACGAAAGAACCAGCCATACCACCACCTCCAGAACCCTTTGAATGCACCCAGTGTAAGACTGATTTTACGCCTGTGTGGAAATGGGAAAAACCCGCAACGAATGGCAAGAAAGAAGGTCCACGTGGACAACATGCGACATTCCTGCGGCCTCCCGCTGGACGTGATCCTCGAGTTATTTGCGAGCATTGTGTGACAACTAATGTTAAGAAAGCACTTAAAGCTGAACATACTAATCG gTTAAAAACAGCATTCGTAAAAGCTTTGCAACAAGAACACGAAATGGAGCAAAAATTAGCACAAGCAGCAAGTCCAAGTCCGGATCCTCCAGCACCAAAACCAGTTCCAAAAGCCGTGACACCTACCAGAAGAGTAGCAACACCTCCCGCACCTCAGCCCTCAGTCCAAGTCCCTCCACCCGCTCCTACTCCACCTACACCAAAACTCCAAGACCACCCTCTGGTAAAGCTCGCCGAGAGTGGTAAATTTTCTCCACATCACGCGGCAGCGGCCGCAGCCCTCCAGCAGCAGTTGATAAGAg TTTTGAACTATTCTGCAGAGTTGACGAAATCTCAAGTACCCGGGCTGCCACCTCACCAGCCGTTACCAGCTCACATGATGCCGCAGTTCAATCCTCTTCTGTACCCCTATCAGCTCGCGATGGCTCAAGCTGCGGGCAGCAAGGGGATGGTTGAGCTCCAGAGACAGGCTGCCGACCTCCAGCGCCAATATTTGCTTGACATGATACCTTCTCAAGCCTCCCAAGGCCAAGGTAACCAAGCACCCTCACGAGCACATCCTCATAATTGGAAAACGTAA
- the LOC123273556 gene encoding transcriptional repressor p66-alpha isoform X2 codes for MEAMDLDGDSVVDLSVSVRRESSASSNLSTEPVPLNLGINFSGNNAEILEPRNIQNSSRGILAPKTGEDRRPRRILRPRTEKSYAESPDEPRINGYVNGNNSDSEEGEMPPLLPIKELTSDELAEREKNLRKLKEDLRSEEMKLVLLKKIKQSQQLKENIAAIPPKVVNKVPPPVTVQPVAHSHRVTKAPPPLLRGQPAPSRSSSLHAPPPGMLLPPNAGRNPTSSTGMPPNMVIPQPPHPRTRPPSVTGNVPSYHAPPDRTERSTKDPTPVPAHQLVGSQENKTTTAINTPVIPEQERPREDSQRPAQRQAAAKLALRNQLEKTLLQIPPPKPPPPEMHFVPNPSNTEFIYLVGLEHVVDFITKEPAIPPPPEPFECTQCKTDFTPVWKWEKPATNGKKEGPRGQHATFLRPPAGRDPRVICEHCVTTNVKKALKAEHTNRLKTAFVKALQQEHEMEQKLAQAASPSPDPPAPKPVPKAVTPTRRVATPPAPQPSVQVPPPAPTPPTPKLQDHPLVKLAESGKFSPHHAAAAAALQQQLIRVLNYSAELTKSQVPGLPPHQPLPAHMMPQFNPLLYPYQLAMAQAAGSKGMVELQRQAADLQRQYLLDMIPSQASQGQGNQAPSRAHPHNWKT; via the exons ATGGAAGCAATGGATTTAGATGGAGATTCTGTTGTTGACTTGAGTGTCAG CGTGAGACGGGAGTCCTCAGCATCGAGCAACCTGAGCACTGAACCAGTACCGCTTAATTTAGGAATAAATTTCTCGGGTAATAATGCAGAAATTTTGGAGCCAAGGAATATCCAAAACTCCTCTCGGGGAATTCTTGCCCCTAAAACGGGAGAAGACAGAAGGCCAAGAAGAATCCTGAGACCCAGGACGGAGAAAAGTTACGCTGAGAGCCCGGATGAGCCCCGAATTAATGGTTACGTTAATGGTAATAATTCGGACAGTGAAGAAGGTGAAATGCCGCCACTTTTGCCAATAAAAGAATTGACGTCAGACGAGCTGGCTGAAAGGGAGAAAAACTTGAGGAAACTCAAGGAAGACTTGAGGTCTGAGGAAATGAAGCTTGTTTtgttgaagaaaattaaacaGTCGCAACAGCTCAAAGAAAATATTGCGGCGATACCGCCTAAAGTTGTTAATAAAGTACCTCCACCTGTAACAGTTCAGCCAGTAGCACacag tcaCAGAGTAACAAAAGCACCACCACCTTTATTGAGAGGCCAGCCTGCGCCGAGTCGTAGTAGCAGTTTACATGCTCCACCTCCGGGGATGCTTTTACCGCCGAACGCAGGAAGAAATCCAACATCAAGTACGGGAATGCCACCAAATATGGTTATACCACAACCACCTCATCCGCGAACTCGACCTCCTAGTGTCACTGGAAACGTTCCTTCTTACCACGCTCCACCCGACAGGACTGAGCGATCTACCAAGGATCCTACGCCCGTTCCCGCGCATCAa CTTGTTGGATCTCAAGAAAACAAAACTACGACTGCTATTAACACTCCTGTAATTCCTGAACAG gaACGACCGAGGGAGGATAGTCAGAGGCCAGCTCAAAGGCAAGCGGCAGCCAAACTCGCTTTGAGAAATCAGCTGGAGAAAACACTCCTCCAAATACCACCACCAAAGCCTCCACCTCCAGAGATGCACTTCGTACCCAATCCGTCAAATAccgaatttatttatctagtGGGGTTGGAACACGTCGTCGATTTTATAACGAAAGAACCAGCCATACCACCACCTCCAGAACCCTTTGAATGCACCCAGTGTAAGACTGATTTTACGCCTGTGTGGAAATGGGAAAAACCCGCAACGAATGGCAAGAAAGAAGGTCCACGTGGACAACATGCGACATTCCTGCGGCCTCCCGCTGGACGTGATCCTCGAGTTATTTGCGAGCATTGTGTGACAACTAATGTTAAGAAAGCACTTAAAGCTGAACATACTAATCG gTTAAAAACAGCATTCGTAAAAGCTTTGCAACAAGAACACGAAATGGAGCAAAAATTAGCACAAGCAGCAAGTCCAAGTCCGGATCCTCCAGCACCAAAACCAGTTCCAAAAGCCGTGACACCTACCAGAAGAGTAGCAACACCTCCCGCACCTCAGCCCTCAGTCCAAGTCCCTCCACCCGCTCCTACTCCACCTACACCAAAACTCCAAGACCACCCTCTGGTAAAGCTCGCCGAGAGTGGTAAATTTTCTCCACATCACGCGGCAGCGGCCGCAGCCCTCCAGCAGCAGTTGATAAGAg TTTTGAACTATTCTGCAGAGTTGACGAAATCTCAAGTACCCGGGCTGCCACCTCACCAGCCGTTACCAGCTCACATGATGCCGCAGTTCAATCCTCTTCTGTACCCCTATCAGCTCGCGATGGCTCAAGCTGCGGGCAGCAAGGGGATGGTTGAGCTCCAGAGACAGGCTGCCGACCTCCAGCGCCAATATTTGCTTGACATGATACCTTCTCAAGCCTCCCAAGGCCAAGGTAACCAAGCACCCTCACGAGCACATCCTCATAATTGGAAAACGTAA
- the LOC123273556 gene encoding transcriptional repressor p66-alpha isoform X4, producing the protein MEAMDLDGDSVVDLSVSVRRESSASSNLSTEPVPLNLGINFSGNNAEILEPRNIQNSSRGILAPKTGEDRRPRRILRPRTEKSYAESPDEPRINGYVNGNNSDSEEGEMPPLLPIKELTSDELAEREKNLRKLKEDLRSEEMKLVLLKKIKQSQQLKENIAAIPPKVVNKVPPPVTVQPVAHSHRVTKAPPPLLRGQPAPSRSSSLHAPPPGMLLPPNAGRNPTSSTGMPPNMVIPQPPHPRTRPPSVTGNVPSYHAPPDRTERSTKDPTPVPAHQLVGSQENKTTTAINTPVIPEQERPREDSQRPAQRQAAAKLALRNQLEKTLLQIPPPKPPPPEMHFVPNPSNTEFIYLVGLEHVVDFITKEPAIPPPPEPFECTQCKTDFTPVWKWEKPATNGKKEGPRGQHATFLRPPAGRDPRVICEHCVTTNVKKALKAEHTNRLKTAFVKALQQEHEMEQKLAQAASPSPDPPAPKPVPKAVTPTRRVATPPAPQPSVQVPPPAPTPPTPKLQDHPLVKLAESGKFSPHHAAAAAALQQQLIRELTKSQVPGLPPHQPLPAHMMPQFNPLLYPYQLAMAQAAGSKGMVELQRQAADLQRQYLLDMIPSQASQGQGNQAPSRAHPHNWKT; encoded by the exons ATGGAAGCAATGGATTTAGATGGAGATTCTGTTGTTGACTTGAGTGTCAG CGTGAGACGGGAGTCCTCAGCATCGAGCAACCTGAGCACTGAACCAGTACCGCTTAATTTAGGAATAAATTTCTCGGGTAATAATGCAGAAATTTTGGAGCCAAGGAATATCCAAAACTCCTCTCGGGGAATTCTTGCCCCTAAAACGGGAGAAGACAGAAGGCCAAGAAGAATCCTGAGACCCAGGACGGAGAAAAGTTACGCTGAGAGCCCGGATGAGCCCCGAATTAATGGTTACGTTAATGGTAATAATTCGGACAGTGAAGAAGGTGAAATGCCGCCACTTTTGCCAATAAAAGAATTGACGTCAGACGAGCTGGCTGAAAGGGAGAAAAACTTGAGGAAACTCAAGGAAGACTTGAGGTCTGAGGAAATGAAGCTTGTTTtgttgaagaaaattaaacaGTCGCAACAGCTCAAAGAAAATATTGCGGCGATACCGCCTAAAGTTGTTAATAAAGTACCTCCACCTGTAACAGTTCAGCCAGTAGCACacag tcaCAGAGTAACAAAAGCACCACCACCTTTATTGAGAGGCCAGCCTGCGCCGAGTCGTAGTAGCAGTTTACATGCTCCACCTCCGGGGATGCTTTTACCGCCGAACGCAGGAAGAAATCCAACATCAAGTACGGGAATGCCACCAAATATGGTTATACCACAACCACCTCATCCGCGAACTCGACCTCCTAGTGTCACTGGAAACGTTCCTTCTTACCACGCTCCACCCGACAGGACTGAGCGATCTACCAAGGATCCTACGCCCGTTCCCGCGCATCAa CTTGTTGGATCTCAAGAAAACAAAACTACGACTGCTATTAACACTCCTGTAATTCCTGAACAG gaACGACCGAGGGAGGATAGTCAGAGGCCAGCTCAAAGGCAAGCGGCAGCCAAACTCGCTTTGAGAAATCAGCTGGAGAAAACACTCCTCCAAATACCACCACCAAAGCCTCCACCTCCAGAGATGCACTTCGTACCCAATCCGTCAAATAccgaatttatttatctagtGGGGTTGGAACACGTCGTCGATTTTATAACGAAAGAACCAGCCATACCACCACCTCCAGAACCCTTTGAATGCACCCAGTGTAAGACTGATTTTACGCCTGTGTGGAAATGGGAAAAACCCGCAACGAATGGCAAGAAAGAAGGTCCACGTGGACAACATGCGACATTCCTGCGGCCTCCCGCTGGACGTGATCCTCGAGTTATTTGCGAGCATTGTGTGACAACTAATGTTAAGAAAGCACTTAAAGCTGAACATACTAATCG gTTAAAAACAGCATTCGTAAAAGCTTTGCAACAAGAACACGAAATGGAGCAAAAATTAGCACAAGCAGCAAGTCCAAGTCCGGATCCTCCAGCACCAAAACCAGTTCCAAAAGCCGTGACACCTACCAGAAGAGTAGCAACACCTCCCGCACCTCAGCCCTCAGTCCAAGTCCCTCCACCCGCTCCTACTCCACCTACACCAAAACTCCAAGACCACCCTCTGGTAAAGCTCGCCGAGAGTGGTAAATTTTCTCCACATCACGCGGCAGCGGCCGCAGCCCTCCAGCAGCAGTTGATAAGAg AGTTGACGAAATCTCAAGTACCCGGGCTGCCACCTCACCAGCCGTTACCAGCTCACATGATGCCGCAGTTCAATCCTCTTCTGTACCCCTATCAGCTCGCGATGGCTCAAGCTGCGGGCAGCAAGGGGATGGTTGAGCTCCAGAGACAGGCTGCCGACCTCCAGCGCCAATATTTGCTTGACATGATACCTTCTCAAGCCTCCCAAGGCCAAGGTAACCAAGCACCCTCACGAGCACATCCTCATAATTGGAAAACGTAA
- the LOC123273556 gene encoding transcriptional repressor p66-alpha isoform X1: MEAMDLDGDSVVDLSVSSVRRESSASSNLSTEPVPLNLGINFSGNNAEILEPRNIQNSSRGILAPKTGEDRRPRRILRPRTEKSYAESPDEPRINGYVNGNNSDSEEGEMPPLLPIKELTSDELAEREKNLRKLKEDLRSEEMKLVLLKKIKQSQQLKENIAAIPPKVVNKVPPPVTVQPVAHSHRVTKAPPPLLRGQPAPSRSSSLHAPPPGMLLPPNAGRNPTSSTGMPPNMVIPQPPHPRTRPPSVTGNVPSYHAPPDRTERSTKDPTPVPAHQLVGSQENKTTTAINTPVIPEQERPREDSQRPAQRQAAAKLALRNQLEKTLLQIPPPKPPPPEMHFVPNPSNTEFIYLVGLEHVVDFITKEPAIPPPPEPFECTQCKTDFTPVWKWEKPATNGKKEGPRGQHATFLRPPAGRDPRVICEHCVTTNVKKALKAEHTNRLKTAFVKALQQEHEMEQKLAQAASPSPDPPAPKPVPKAVTPTRRVATPPAPQPSVQVPPPAPTPPTPKLQDHPLVKLAESGKFSPHHAAAAAALQQQLIRVLNYSAELTKSQVPGLPPHQPLPAHMMPQFNPLLYPYQLAMAQAAGSKGMVELQRQAADLQRQYLLDMIPSQASQGQGNQAPSRAHPHNWKT; the protein is encoded by the exons ATGGAAGCAATGGATTTAGATGGAGATTCTGTTGTTGACTTGAGTGTCAG tAGCGTGAGACGGGAGTCCTCAGCATCGAGCAACCTGAGCACTGAACCAGTACCGCTTAATTTAGGAATAAATTTCTCGGGTAATAATGCAGAAATTTTGGAGCCAAGGAATATCCAAAACTCCTCTCGGGGAATTCTTGCCCCTAAAACGGGAGAAGACAGAAGGCCAAGAAGAATCCTGAGACCCAGGACGGAGAAAAGTTACGCTGAGAGCCCGGATGAGCCCCGAATTAATGGTTACGTTAATGGTAATAATTCGGACAGTGAAGAAGGTGAAATGCCGCCACTTTTGCCAATAAAAGAATTGACGTCAGACGAGCTGGCTGAAAGGGAGAAAAACTTGAGGAAACTCAAGGAAGACTTGAGGTCTGAGGAAATGAAGCTTGTTTtgttgaagaaaattaaacaGTCGCAACAGCTCAAAGAAAATATTGCGGCGATACCGCCTAAAGTTGTTAATAAAGTACCTCCACCTGTAACAGTTCAGCCAGTAGCACacag tcaCAGAGTAACAAAAGCACCACCACCTTTATTGAGAGGCCAGCCTGCGCCGAGTCGTAGTAGCAGTTTACATGCTCCACCTCCGGGGATGCTTTTACCGCCGAACGCAGGAAGAAATCCAACATCAAGTACGGGAATGCCACCAAATATGGTTATACCACAACCACCTCATCCGCGAACTCGACCTCCTAGTGTCACTGGAAACGTTCCTTCTTACCACGCTCCACCCGACAGGACTGAGCGATCTACCAAGGATCCTACGCCCGTTCCCGCGCATCAa CTTGTTGGATCTCAAGAAAACAAAACTACGACTGCTATTAACACTCCTGTAATTCCTGAACAG gaACGACCGAGGGAGGATAGTCAGAGGCCAGCTCAAAGGCAAGCGGCAGCCAAACTCGCTTTGAGAAATCAGCTGGAGAAAACACTCCTCCAAATACCACCACCAAAGCCTCCACCTCCAGAGATGCACTTCGTACCCAATCCGTCAAATAccgaatttatttatctagtGGGGTTGGAACACGTCGTCGATTTTATAACGAAAGAACCAGCCATACCACCACCTCCAGAACCCTTTGAATGCACCCAGTGTAAGACTGATTTTACGCCTGTGTGGAAATGGGAAAAACCCGCAACGAATGGCAAGAAAGAAGGTCCACGTGGACAACATGCGACATTCCTGCGGCCTCCCGCTGGACGTGATCCTCGAGTTATTTGCGAGCATTGTGTGACAACTAATGTTAAGAAAGCACTTAAAGCTGAACATACTAATCG gTTAAAAACAGCATTCGTAAAAGCTTTGCAACAAGAACACGAAATGGAGCAAAAATTAGCACAAGCAGCAAGTCCAAGTCCGGATCCTCCAGCACCAAAACCAGTTCCAAAAGCCGTGACACCTACCAGAAGAGTAGCAACACCTCCCGCACCTCAGCCCTCAGTCCAAGTCCCTCCACCCGCTCCTACTCCACCTACACCAAAACTCCAAGACCACCCTCTGGTAAAGCTCGCCGAGAGTGGTAAATTTTCTCCACATCACGCGGCAGCGGCCGCAGCCCTCCAGCAGCAGTTGATAAGAg TTTTGAACTATTCTGCAGAGTTGACGAAATCTCAAGTACCCGGGCTGCCACCTCACCAGCCGTTACCAGCTCACATGATGCCGCAGTTCAATCCTCTTCTGTACCCCTATCAGCTCGCGATGGCTCAAGCTGCGGGCAGCAAGGGGATGGTTGAGCTCCAGAGACAGGCTGCCGACCTCCAGCGCCAATATTTGCTTGACATGATACCTTCTCAAGCCTCCCAAGGCCAAGGTAACCAAGCACCCTCACGAGCACATCCTCATAATTGGAAAACGTAA
- the LOC123273556 gene encoding transcriptional repressor p66-alpha isoform X3, with the protein MEAMDLDGDSVVDLSVSSVRRESSASSNLSTEPVPLNLGINFSGNNAEILEPRNIQNSSRGILAPKTGEDRRPRRILRPRTEKSYAESPDEPRINGYVNGNNSDSEEGEMPPLLPIKELTSDELAEREKNLRKLKEDLRSEEMKLVLLKKIKQSQQLKENIAAIPPKVVNKVPPPVTVQPVAHSHRVTKAPPPLLRGQPAPSRSSSLHAPPPGMLLPPNAGRNPTSSTGMPPNMVIPQPPHPRTRPPSVTGNVPSYHAPPDRTERSTKDPTPVPAHQLVGSQENKTTTAINTPVIPEQERPREDSQRPAQRQAAAKLALRNQLEKTLLQIPPPKPPPPEMHFVPNPSNTEFIYLVGLEHVVDFITKEPAIPPPPEPFECTQCKTDFTPVWKWEKPATNGKKEGPRGQHATFLRPPAGRDPRVICEHCVTTNVKKALKAEHTNRLKTAFVKALQQEHEMEQKLAQAASPSPDPPAPKPVPKAVTPTRRVATPPAPQPSVQVPPPAPTPPTPKLQDHPLVKLAESGKFSPHHAAAAAALQQQLIRELTKSQVPGLPPHQPLPAHMMPQFNPLLYPYQLAMAQAAGSKGMVELQRQAADLQRQYLLDMIPSQASQGQGNQAPSRAHPHNWKT; encoded by the exons ATGGAAGCAATGGATTTAGATGGAGATTCTGTTGTTGACTTGAGTGTCAG tAGCGTGAGACGGGAGTCCTCAGCATCGAGCAACCTGAGCACTGAACCAGTACCGCTTAATTTAGGAATAAATTTCTCGGGTAATAATGCAGAAATTTTGGAGCCAAGGAATATCCAAAACTCCTCTCGGGGAATTCTTGCCCCTAAAACGGGAGAAGACAGAAGGCCAAGAAGAATCCTGAGACCCAGGACGGAGAAAAGTTACGCTGAGAGCCCGGATGAGCCCCGAATTAATGGTTACGTTAATGGTAATAATTCGGACAGTGAAGAAGGTGAAATGCCGCCACTTTTGCCAATAAAAGAATTGACGTCAGACGAGCTGGCTGAAAGGGAGAAAAACTTGAGGAAACTCAAGGAAGACTTGAGGTCTGAGGAAATGAAGCTTGTTTtgttgaagaaaattaaacaGTCGCAACAGCTCAAAGAAAATATTGCGGCGATACCGCCTAAAGTTGTTAATAAAGTACCTCCACCTGTAACAGTTCAGCCAGTAGCACacag tcaCAGAGTAACAAAAGCACCACCACCTTTATTGAGAGGCCAGCCTGCGCCGAGTCGTAGTAGCAGTTTACATGCTCCACCTCCGGGGATGCTTTTACCGCCGAACGCAGGAAGAAATCCAACATCAAGTACGGGAATGCCACCAAATATGGTTATACCACAACCACCTCATCCGCGAACTCGACCTCCTAGTGTCACTGGAAACGTTCCTTCTTACCACGCTCCACCCGACAGGACTGAGCGATCTACCAAGGATCCTACGCCCGTTCCCGCGCATCAa CTTGTTGGATCTCAAGAAAACAAAACTACGACTGCTATTAACACTCCTGTAATTCCTGAACAG gaACGACCGAGGGAGGATAGTCAGAGGCCAGCTCAAAGGCAAGCGGCAGCCAAACTCGCTTTGAGAAATCAGCTGGAGAAAACACTCCTCCAAATACCACCACCAAAGCCTCCACCTCCAGAGATGCACTTCGTACCCAATCCGTCAAATAccgaatttatttatctagtGGGGTTGGAACACGTCGTCGATTTTATAACGAAAGAACCAGCCATACCACCACCTCCAGAACCCTTTGAATGCACCCAGTGTAAGACTGATTTTACGCCTGTGTGGAAATGGGAAAAACCCGCAACGAATGGCAAGAAAGAAGGTCCACGTGGACAACATGCGACATTCCTGCGGCCTCCCGCTGGACGTGATCCTCGAGTTATTTGCGAGCATTGTGTGACAACTAATGTTAAGAAAGCACTTAAAGCTGAACATACTAATCG gTTAAAAACAGCATTCGTAAAAGCTTTGCAACAAGAACACGAAATGGAGCAAAAATTAGCACAAGCAGCAAGTCCAAGTCCGGATCCTCCAGCACCAAAACCAGTTCCAAAAGCCGTGACACCTACCAGAAGAGTAGCAACACCTCCCGCACCTCAGCCCTCAGTCCAAGTCCCTCCACCCGCTCCTACTCCACCTACACCAAAACTCCAAGACCACCCTCTGGTAAAGCTCGCCGAGAGTGGTAAATTTTCTCCACATCACGCGGCAGCGGCCGCAGCCCTCCAGCAGCAGTTGATAAGAg AGTTGACGAAATCTCAAGTACCCGGGCTGCCACCTCACCAGCCGTTACCAGCTCACATGATGCCGCAGTTCAATCCTCTTCTGTACCCCTATCAGCTCGCGATGGCTCAAGCTGCGGGCAGCAAGGGGATGGTTGAGCTCCAGAGACAGGCTGCCGACCTCCAGCGCCAATATTTGCTTGACATGATACCTTCTCAAGCCTCCCAAGGCCAAGGTAACCAAGCACCCTCACGAGCACATCCTCATAATTGGAAAACGTAA